From the Chloroflexus aurantiacus J-10-fl genome, one window contains:
- a CDS encoding nucleotidyltransferase domain-containing protein translates to MRFGLKETTIEQICTVLSHYPQVEKAILYGSRAKGNYKPGSDIDLTLTGNEALTLDVLYRIINDIDDLLLPYTFDLSILHQISDPDVIEHIQRVGVELVAKNSYQKLSHSTDRLQDRDRHTASA, encoded by the coding sequence ATGAGATTTGGTCTTAAGGAAACAACGATCGAGCAGATTTGTACCGTGTTGTCGCATTATCCCCAGGTCGAAAAGGCTATTCTGTACGGATCACGCGCCAAAGGTAACTACAAGCCCGGCTCTGATATTGATCTGACCTTGACCGGCAATGAAGCATTGACCCTCGACGTGCTCTACCGAATTATCAATGACATCGACGATTTGCTGCTGCCCTATACCTTCGATCTCTCTATCCTGCACCAGATCAGCGATCCCGACGTGATTGAACACATCCAGCGGGTTGGGGTAGAACTTGTTGCAAAAAACAGCTACCAGAAGTTATCTCATTCTACCGACCGACTCCAGGATCGTGACAGGCACACCGCATCCGCGTAA
- the galT gene encoding galactose-1-phosphate uridylyltransferase — MSELRQNIATREWVIIASERARRPNSFTEHRQQLLTAERPQHDPQCPFCVGNEELDLEVDRYPITGPWQVRIVRNKYPALHGDRPLVRHFEGVRRNISGYGYHEVLVEHPHHNTTLGLMTHAEVRLVLATYLSRGLAMSSDPRIEQVVIFKNHGERAGASLPHPHSQLMAVPVVPADVRHRIEEARRFFDDTGQCVFCTMLADELAQRERIVYANDDFVAFVLYAASSPFHIWVLPRKHRASFFHIAEAELDGLADVVREVFHRLYYRLNDPDFNLVLRSTPAKEAENGYFHWYLAIVPRLSYMAGFELGSGIFINPSIPEACAAFLRE; from the coding sequence ATGTCCGAATTACGGCAAAATATCGCTACTCGTGAATGGGTTATCATTGCCAGCGAACGTGCCCGTCGTCCAAATTCGTTTACCGAACATCGTCAGCAACTGTTGACCGCCGAGCGACCTCAGCACGATCCTCAATGCCCCTTCTGTGTAGGCAATGAAGAACTCGACCTCGAAGTTGATCGCTATCCGATCACCGGGCCTTGGCAGGTGCGGATTGTTCGCAACAAGTATCCGGCGCTGCACGGTGATAGGCCGCTTGTACGTCACTTCGAGGGTGTACGGCGTAACATAAGTGGTTATGGTTACCACGAGGTATTGGTCGAGCATCCACACCACAATACCACGCTTGGTCTGATGACCCATGCTGAGGTGCGGCTGGTGCTGGCAACCTATCTTAGCCGGGGACTGGCGATGAGCAGTGATCCCCGGATTGAGCAGGTGGTGATCTTCAAAAACCACGGTGAACGGGCTGGGGCCTCGTTGCCACATCCGCACAGCCAGCTCATGGCCGTTCCGGTTGTGCCTGCTGATGTGCGCCACCGGATCGAAGAGGCACGTCGTTTCTTCGACGATACCGGACAGTGTGTCTTCTGTACAATGCTGGCCGACGAACTGGCGCAGCGGGAACGGATCGTCTACGCCAATGATGATTTTGTGGCTTTTGTTCTCTACGCTGCTTCGTCACCATTTCATATCTGGGTCTTGCCGCGAAAACATCGTGCCAGCTTTTTTCACATTGCCGAGGCGGAGCTTGATGGTCTGGCTGATGTTGTCCGTGAGGTGTTTCATCGCCTCTACTATCGGCTCAACGATCCCGATTTTAATCTGGTATTGCGCTCAACTCCGGCCAAAGAAGCAGAGAACGGCTACTTTCACTGGTACCTGGCAATTGTTCCCCGCCTTTCGTATATGGCCGGCTTTGAGCTGGGCAGCGGCATCTTTATCAACCCCAGCATTCCCGAAGCCTGTGCTGCATTTCTGCGTGAGTAG
- a CDS encoding nucleotidyltransferase substrate binding protein: protein MNSPDIRWIQRFKHFTKALWQLEQAIELSRTRALSELETLGLIQAFEYTHELAWKTLKDFLEDKGVYNLYGSRDSTREAFKRGLIDDGEVWMDMIKSRNLSSHTYNQEIADAIAGRIVERYVTAFQQLLNRLNIIAEEERA from the coding sequence ATGAACTCACCAGATATTCGCTGGATACAAAGGTTCAAACATTTTACAAAAGCTCTATGGCAACTTGAACAGGCAATAGAACTATCTCGCACCAGAGCACTTTCGGAATTAGAAACCCTGGGACTCATCCAGGCTTTTGAATATACGCATGAACTGGCATGGAAAACTCTAAAGGATTTTCTCGAAGATAAGGGTGTGTACAATCTGTACGGTTCCAGAGACAGTACTCGCGAGGCTTTCAAGCGTGGTCTGATTGATGATGGCGAAGTCTGGATGGACATGATCAAGAGCCGCAATCTCTCTTCGCATACGTACAATCAGGAGATTGCCGATGCGATTGCCGGCAGAATCGTTGAACGCTATGTCACGGCCTTTCAGCAATTGTTGAACAGACTCAATATCATCGCTGAGGAAGAACGGGCATGA
- a CDS encoding PhzF family phenazine biosynthesis protein: MRRLPFYIVDVFAEHKYTGNQLAVFREAGTLSDDEMQHIAQEMHFSETTFIVSDRPRNGGFDVRIFTPAEEIPFAGHPTLGTAHIINTYILQRTTDQIILNLKVGQIPVTCQTDGYSWMQQMKPVFGHQHDPEMIAGILNINPSELDERFPIQEVSTGLPFFIVPLKTITALKKVKINKDKYFSFIANTAAKAILVFCPETHNPDNHISVRVFTDYYGVPEDPATGSANGCLAGYLVKYRYFGKDSINIRSEQGYEINRPSLLLLRAEQHGNDINIFVGGKSIVVAQGEFI; this comes from the coding sequence GTGAGAAGATTACCATTCTACATTGTTGATGTCTTCGCTGAACACAAATATACAGGAAACCAGCTTGCAGTATTTCGCGAAGCAGGAACGCTCTCCGATGATGAAATGCAACACATTGCCCAGGAGATGCATTTCTCGGAAACCACATTTATTGTATCAGACCGACCACGTAATGGTGGTTTTGATGTTAGAATTTTTACCCCTGCAGAAGAGATACCTTTTGCAGGCCATCCCACTCTAGGCACTGCGCATATTATCAATACATATATTCTTCAACGTACCACCGACCAGATCATTCTCAACTTAAAAGTGGGCCAAATCCCCGTGACATGTCAAACAGACGGGTATAGCTGGATGCAACAGATGAAACCGGTCTTTGGACACCAGCATGATCCGGAAATGATCGCCGGTATCCTTAATATAAACCCTTCCGAACTAGACGAACGATTTCCGATCCAGGAAGTTTCTACCGGTCTTCCCTTCTTTATTGTGCCATTAAAAACTATCACAGCCTTAAAGAAGGTGAAGATCAACAAAGACAAATATTTTTCTTTTATAGCAAACACCGCCGCGAAAGCTATTCTTGTCTTTTGTCCCGAGACTCACAATCCAGACAACCATATCAGTGTCAGGGTTTTTACCGACTATTATGGTGTCCCCGAAGATCCGGCAACAGGAAGTGCAAACGGATGCCTGGCTGGGTATCTGGTAAAGTATCGCTATTTTGGCAAAGATAGTATCAATATTCGCAGTGAGCAAGGCTACGAAATCAATCGACCTTCACTTTTACTACTGAGAGCAGAGCAACATGGCAATGATATTAATATCTTCGTTGGCGGGAAGAGTATTGTGGTCGCACAGGGCGAATTCATCTAA
- a CDS encoding TolB family protein, whose amino-acid sequence MYRLPASLVLFTGVILFLVATFSIAQGQPQNLIQDGGFEQGAINWAGCGNVGLVDAQVSGSEFVYAGRYAAALGIDADGSGCPQLPNLTTPKQILQQQLSIPANAPAVTVSFWYRAAAGTAVDMFLARGLYQFDPSLGGVKLGSFATDLPPGWQLYRTVLTGENLDRVRGQTLFFSIVIQSDAPTEETAYLLVDDVRVVAADQRTRASPLPPALRGDGSRPLAVIRREGDSRFLYRMDTDGGNRTLLYRGLLNNVRNPVWSPDGQRIAVVDYNTWPWPVPDPDPQNNLLASAITVLNANGGGGQQVFQTQSQKGSRCPFVGVPGQSEVPSQILRVNHLAWLSADQLVFDIVGFNQFCNGQVTGGAANIHVAPARPNNTFPPTLAAAAVRPTANRNGRVLFEHFGGRTSGIWEVVATSSSPTPELLLAGGRETQPVWSPDSRRFAVVRDTVSPSADASERVTAIMVYDRDNLALPRQVLFADHGRSVRSISWSPNGAYLAYTLEQANGQSDIWWLEIASGATGPITTDGVSLEASWRPVSIASVYLPMVIR is encoded by the coding sequence ATGTATCGTTTGCCAGCATCCCTCGTTCTGTTTACCGGTGTGATCCTTTTCCTGGTAGCGACGTTCTCTATCGCTCAGGGACAACCGCAAAATCTGATCCAGGATGGTGGATTTGAGCAGGGGGCTATCAATTGGGCAGGATGCGGAAATGTCGGTCTGGTGGATGCGCAGGTTAGCGGTTCAGAATTCGTGTACGCCGGTCGTTATGCTGCTGCGTTAGGGATTGACGCCGACGGGAGCGGTTGTCCGCAGTTGCCCAATCTGACTACCCCTAAACAGATATTGCAACAACAATTGAGTATTCCGGCCAACGCACCAGCAGTGACTGTTTCCTTCTGGTACCGCGCTGCTGCCGGTACAGCAGTCGATATGTTCCTGGCACGTGGTCTCTACCAGTTCGATCCGAGTCTTGGTGGTGTGAAGCTTGGTTCATTTGCCACCGATCTCCCTCCCGGCTGGCAACTTTATCGCACTGTCCTGACTGGAGAGAACCTGGATCGGGTACGCGGCCAGACACTCTTCTTCTCCATTGTTATTCAGAGTGATGCTCCCACAGAAGAAACCGCCTATCTGCTCGTTGATGATGTCCGGGTGGTAGCCGCTGACCAGCGTACTCGTGCCTCACCGCTGCCGCCGGCCTTACGCGGCGATGGCAGTCGCCCACTGGCTGTGATTCGACGTGAAGGTGATAGCCGGTTCCTTTACCGGATGGATACCGATGGCGGAAACCGTACACTGCTCTACCGCGGTTTACTCAACAATGTGCGCAATCCGGTCTGGTCACCTGATGGGCAGCGGATTGCTGTGGTTGACTACAATACCTGGCCCTGGCCGGTGCCCGACCCTGATCCGCAAAATAACCTGCTGGCCTCAGCCATCACCGTTCTCAATGCAAATGGTGGTGGGGGACAACAGGTATTTCAAACGCAGAGCCAGAAGGGGTCGCGTTGTCCGTTTGTCGGCGTGCCAGGCCAAAGCGAGGTGCCATCTCAGATACTACGTGTGAATCATCTGGCCTGGTTGTCAGCCGATCAGCTTGTCTTCGACATCGTTGGTTTTAACCAGTTCTGCAATGGGCAGGTGACAGGTGGTGCGGCCAATATCCATGTCGCTCCGGCACGCCCAAATAACACCTTTCCCCCCACACTGGCCGCAGCAGCAGTAAGACCTACCGCCAATCGCAATGGCCGGGTCTTGTTTGAACATTTTGGCGGACGAACCAGCGGGATATGGGAAGTAGTCGCAACATCATCTTCACCGACGCCGGAACTGTTGCTAGCGGGCGGACGCGAAACCCAACCGGTCTGGTCACCTGATAGCAGACGCTTTGCCGTCGTGCGCGACACAGTGAGTCCATCGGCAGATGCGAGCGAACGGGTTACCGCTATTATGGTATATGATCGCGACAATCTCGCGTTGCCGCGTCAGGTGCTCTTTGCCGACCATGGTCGCTCCGTCAGATCGATAAGCTGGTCACCGAACGGTGCGTATCTCGCTTATACCCTCGAACAGGCAAACGGTCAGAGTGACATCTGGTGGCTGGAGATAGCCAGTGGCGCAACCGGCCCCATCACAACCGATGGCGTGAGCCTTGAAGCAAGCTGGCGACCGGTCAGTATCGCATCGGTCTACTTACCGATGGTAATCCGCTAA